A genome region from Bacteroidota bacterium includes the following:
- a CDS encoding EamA family transporter → MIYFWIFIQQSIASITHIVGQDAARALDPATLLLFRASIASISLMLLVGVQQRRWNLFAGLTRNEYARLLVLGFLNIVINQFLYLEGLRLTTPANSALLYALTPAIVFIFALRAHWERMNWKKIAGILVAFVGTAILMFEHGASFASQHTQGDILIFVAVLAWSLFTLLGKPLIVKYGALRVTALHMTVGAILYLPIGLWNFHAQEVLTYSNQIWIEILYLGLFASCVNYVLWYYALGKMDTSKVAIFQNLQPVLTTVLALALGRAELTGELLAGGALALGGVLLVQFG, encoded by the coding sequence GTGATCTATTTCTGGATATTTATACAACAGTCGATCGCCAGTATTACCCACATTGTCGGGCAAGATGCTGCGCGCGCACTGGACCCGGCCACGTTGTTACTGTTTCGTGCGAGCATTGCGTCGATCTCGCTCATGTTACTCGTTGGGGTTCAACAGCGGCGTTGGAATCTCTTTGCGGGCTTGACGCGCAATGAATACGCCCGCCTGCTCGTGCTTGGGTTTCTCAATATTGTCATTAATCAATTCCTCTATTTGGAAGGACTTCGGCTCACCACGCCGGCAAATAGTGCGCTCCTCTACGCTCTGACTCCTGCGATCGTATTTATATTTGCGCTCCGGGCACATTGGGAGCGGATGAACTGGAAGAAGATCGCAGGGATTCTCGTCGCCTTTGTCGGTACTGCAATTTTGATGTTCGAACACGGTGCCTCGTTTGCATCGCAGCATACCCAAGGCGATATTCTGATCTTCGTCGCTGTCCTTGCGTGGTCGTTATTCACCCTGCTGGGAAAACCGTTGATAGTAAAGTATGGGGCACTTCGTGTCACCGCATTACACATGACCGTCGGTGCGATTCTGTATCTGCCGATCGGCTTATGGAATTTTCACGCTCAGGAGGTGCTCACATATTCGAATCAGATCTGGATCGAGATACTCTACCTCGGCCTGTTTGCCTCGTGCGTGAATTACGTCCTGTGGTACTATGCGCTGGGGAAGATGGATACGAGCAAGGTAGCGATTTTCCAGAACCTCCAACCCGTGCTGACAACCGTTCTCGCGCTCGCACTCGGTCGAGCAGAACTTACCGGGGAGTTGCTCGCTGGCGGAGCACTCGCACTTGGCGGAGTGCTCCTGGTTCAATTTGGGTGA
- a CDS encoding choice-of-anchor D domain-containing protein, protein MRFATRLVLFSLLYMAGASIGFAHPLSAADSIPKVSVTPVALNFGRVAVSNSKQLSVVITNTSTGAFTLTDSVGGLGSPFAVDSGGGVSSLDSGAARRVYLSFKPLFVGQFSDSLVITTNSDSAHQRIIVYLSGTGFVPDTVARILVSPTILDYGIVYTGQSKPLNVTIKNVTNTGLQLNGNVVNAHAPFFVTVGLGNFLLDSGASKSLTVQCAPTDTGTFRDSIVINSNADDANRRIVVILRAHVHSADELLPKIYLSTTSLDFGTFTIHSAPEVQLSMTIKNVSDTQRTLIMNLLFPHPPFTVSGINDHVELAQNQAQDLTVHFDPPLIGTYKDSIIVISNAAKSRIPVYLYATVITTQDVSLEATDAATEVQVSPNPSTNVIVVKFYAHTSDVVRCRLFDETGRQIRMSDQSTVNVGENTLAMEVSSLPAGVYHGVIEGSQTRCIFKIAIVR, encoded by the coding sequence ATGCGATTCGCTACACGACTGGTACTTTTCTCATTGTTATACATGGCGGGGGCCTCGATTGGATTTGCGCACCCGCTTTCGGCAGCCGATTCGATCCCCAAGGTCAGCGTTACTCCGGTAGCGCTTAATTTCGGGAGGGTCGCTGTCAGCAACAGCAAGCAACTTTCGGTTGTCATCACCAACACCAGTACCGGTGCGTTCACGCTCACCGATTCGGTCGGCGGGCTCGGCTCCCCGTTTGCAGTGGATTCCGGCGGAGGAGTCTCAAGCCTCGATTCGGGCGCCGCGCGGCGGGTCTATCTTTCCTTCAAACCGCTGTTTGTCGGACAGTTTTCCGACTCACTCGTGATCACGACGAACTCGGACTCCGCCCACCAGCGGATCATCGTCTACCTCAGTGGCACAGGGTTTGTCCCGGATACGGTTGCACGCATCCTCGTGTCGCCCACCATCCTGGATTATGGCATCGTGTACACCGGGCAGTCCAAGCCGCTCAATGTGACGATCAAGAACGTGACAAACACCGGTTTGCAACTCAACGGGAATGTGGTCAATGCACATGCCCCGTTCTTCGTAACCGTCGGGCTCGGCAATTTCCTGCTCGATAGTGGCGCGTCGAAGTCGCTGACGGTTCAATGTGCTCCGACAGACACCGGGACCTTCCGCGATTCGATCGTGATCAACAGCAATGCCGACGATGCGAATAGACGGATCGTTGTGATCCTGCGTGCCCATGTCCATTCTGCGGACGAATTGCTGCCGAAGATTTACCTCAGCACCACATCGCTCGATTTCGGAACATTTACAATTCATAGCGCGCCGGAAGTCCAACTGAGCATGACGATCAAGAACGTCTCGGATACTCAGCGGACGTTGATCATGAACTTACTCTTCCCACACCCTCCGTTCACGGTGTCCGGCATCAACGACCATGTAGAACTTGCACAAAATCAAGCGCAGGATCTGACCGTTCATTTTGACCCGCCGTTGATCGGTACATATAAAGACTCCATCATCGTTATTTCCAATGCGGCAAAATCTCGTATTCCGGTGTATTTGTACGCAACGGTGATTACCACGCAAGATGTGTCGCTGGAAGCGACTGATGCGGCGACTGAAGTGCAGGTCAGTCCAAATCCGTCGACAAATGTGATCGTCGTGAAATTCTATGCACATACGAGTGATGTCGTCCGGTGCCGTCTCTTTGACGAAACAGGTCGTCAAATACGTATGTCTGACCAATCGACGGTGAATGTCGGAGAAAATACGCTCGCAATGGAAGTATCTTCCCTACCGGCCGGAGTGTATCACGGAGTGATTGAGGGCAGTCAGACGCGTTGCATATTCAAAATTGCGATCGTTCGATAA
- a CDS encoding choice-of-anchor D domain-containing protein, which translates to MKIRSLVVSVFVILSTSIASAQPAWQPFITSLNSSTPVGAAFLNEQYGFVTLANNQVFRTTDGGKNWKQIRTPAPMLGMGQCYFHTPANIFLYGTYESTDSGTTWRTLWNPTVYRDQPLYILNDIFFDCRGRISADHAQNWSRSVLTAGECITGNLDKSIAIWGGSSSRGLVPGLYSTDGGLSWNVSQNAIEADYGYAFPFSLIYIRAGGDDTLPRPGASRIQRSTDGGATWNTVLGPAQRFGLDDGLWGDACIAYTQMKGNTYPGGVLRSTDLGASWTPIGGPSAGTDQRDDVPICGVTTRGSVCYAIDTWYDSDTIWKFTDRSVVTPLLSDARIYSNVGDTLVIDACDSALLRIQTFFSACDYMRIQSLTLDNFAGGSTKTIITPNKIIHTGAPDTSYLSIVPTTPGTYQATIHLHYCASDWTGVDTTFPLVIVVTAHPTELVIDHKDSLRFATQSLCGAGGLDTISLSAIGCLPLMIDSTILLSDSLTSLEVSISGIRKLRLKSTDGPKGIAVNFHPLKSGTKKASLVIYTSIGTFTIPIVANVLPDERAIVAATDTLRSPLCEVADGSIVLTNPTCRTISVDSLTLAAPFTVFPNQLPVQVQSGDSIRLRIRFTPTVRGPVSTQAMAHLSFYEPTATVTFDTLLTVMAVGFPGVSADSLSASMLQFDTLHLCESQARTITVYSTGCDSLSLGAITLSGDSDFVLQTQGTKSIAPGDSIVLTVSFVPNSVGLKFAVITVPLDSGGSISIPLTAASLRAVRRLTLDSVGTLTFDTSWVCEQQVKRVTLRNPSCDSVVISGVDWSSSSFRVLTPLPLTLLPGSVTELEIISEPDTNGHPADNRSVASFRTNSDSAIPPVPCIMGIRYPKQVHFWLETDPTPLTAGQLWTATLKTNPHELDNISAVDLTLDYNNDLLEYRGHNSLNTVVDSDGRNIHIENDSGLHIDSVNALATFTFGVYLTTAEQTSLSMRDVRFNGDDSIFTGCHAVAFTISATFNYQNECGHPTLRDYLRGIPPQLRIVPNPSSGSLGVISDSPLKGVQAKIVTVLGQVVFEGALRQLGPNQMTMPDGLVLAPGIYTVELRTDAGIVSSSQLVVRK; encoded by the coding sequence ATGAAGATACGTTCGCTCGTCGTATCTGTGTTCGTTATCCTGAGCACGTCGATCGCCTCAGCGCAACCGGCGTGGCAACCGTTCATTACCTCACTGAATTCCAGCACCCCTGTCGGTGCCGCATTTCTCAACGAACAGTACGGATTCGTTACCCTTGCCAACAATCAGGTATTCCGCACCACCGACGGCGGCAAGAACTGGAAGCAGATCCGCACCCCGGCTCCCATGCTCGGAATGGGACAATGCTATTTCCATACCCCGGCGAATATTTTCCTCTACGGCACCTACGAAAGCACGGACAGCGGAACGACCTGGCGCACGCTCTGGAACCCTACGGTCTATCGTGACCAGCCATTATATATTCTCAACGACATCTTCTTCGATTGTCGCGGGCGCATCAGTGCCGACCATGCTCAGAACTGGTCGAGATCGGTGCTGACTGCCGGAGAATGCATTACCGGAAATCTTGATAAGAGCATCGCGATCTGGGGTGGTAGTTCGAGCCGGGGACTCGTGCCCGGTCTGTACTCTACCGACGGAGGGCTATCCTGGAATGTCTCGCAAAATGCGATCGAAGCAGACTACGGCTATGCATTCCCGTTTTCACTCATTTACATAAGAGCCGGCGGAGACGACACGCTTCCGCGACCCGGGGCATCGAGGATTCAGCGCTCGACCGATGGCGGCGCAACGTGGAACACAGTCCTCGGACCGGCACAGCGATTCGGACTTGACGACGGCCTCTGGGGCGATGCATGTATCGCGTATACGCAGATGAAAGGCAATACATACCCCGGCGGAGTGCTGCGTTCGACCGATCTCGGCGCAAGTTGGACGCCCATCGGCGGACCGAGCGCAGGGACCGACCAACGCGATGACGTCCCGATCTGCGGGGTAACCACGCGCGGAAGCGTGTGTTATGCAATCGACACCTGGTATGACAGCGATACGATCTGGAAATTCACCGACCGAAGCGTCGTCACCCCCTTGCTGAGCGATGCTCGTATTTACTCGAATGTGGGCGACACCCTCGTGATCGATGCATGCGATTCGGCGCTCCTACGGATACAGACGTTCTTCTCGGCCTGTGACTACATGCGTATCCAAAGTCTCACGCTCGATAATTTTGCAGGAGGCTCCACGAAAACGATAATCACGCCGAATAAGATCATCCATACCGGTGCCCCGGACACATCGTATCTCTCCATCGTTCCGACAACGCCGGGGACGTACCAGGCGACAATTCATCTGCACTATTGCGCATCCGACTGGACTGGGGTCGACACTACTTTCCCACTCGTCATTGTCGTTACTGCACATCCGACGGAATTAGTAATCGATCACAAAGACTCGCTCCGCTTCGCAACGCAATCGCTCTGCGGTGCCGGGGGGCTTGATACGATCAGCCTCTCTGCGATTGGGTGCCTGCCACTGATGATCGACAGCACGATACTCCTGAGCGACTCGCTGACTTCCCTTGAAGTGAGTATTTCAGGTATTCGCAAGTTGCGACTCAAATCAACCGACGGGCCAAAAGGCATTGCCGTCAATTTTCACCCGTTGAAATCTGGGACAAAAAAGGCCTCATTGGTGATATATACGAGTATTGGAACATTCACGATCCCGATCGTTGCAAATGTTCTCCCGGATGAGCGTGCTATTGTTGCCGCAACCGATACGTTGCGCTCGCCTCTGTGTGAGGTAGCCGATGGCTCGATCGTGTTGACTAACCCAACGTGCCGAACAATTTCCGTTGATTCGCTTACGCTGGCAGCGCCGTTTACCGTATTCCCGAATCAACTGCCGGTTCAGGTACAAAGCGGTGACAGTATCCGATTACGAATTCGATTTACTCCCACTGTTCGAGGACCGGTATCCACTCAGGCGATGGCGCATTTGAGTTTTTACGAACCGACCGCTACAGTGACGTTCGACACTCTCCTCACTGTCATGGCCGTCGGCTTCCCGGGAGTCTCTGCAGATTCTCTCTCCGCGTCGATGCTACAATTCGATACGCTGCATTTGTGTGAGAGCCAGGCACGCACGATCACGGTCTACAGTACCGGTTGCGATTCTCTCTCGCTCGGCGCGATCACTCTTTCAGGAGATTCTGACTTCGTGTTGCAAACACAAGGCACAAAATCGATCGCTCCCGGAGATTCCATTGTGCTTACTGTATCGTTCGTGCCGAATTCGGTCGGTTTGAAATTCGCTGTGATTACCGTCCCGCTCGATTCGGGCGGGTCCATCTCGATTCCACTGACCGCTGCTTCGCTTCGTGCCGTGCGTCGCCTAACGCTCGATTCCGTCGGCACCCTAACGTTCGATACATCCTGGGTGTGCGAACAGCAGGTCAAACGAGTCACCCTTCGAAATCCGAGCTGCGATTCTGTCGTCATTTCGGGTGTGGACTGGTCATCGTCATCCTTCCGAGTGCTGACTCCGCTTCCGTTGACGCTTCTGCCAGGAAGTGTAACAGAACTCGAAATCATTTCCGAGCCGGATACGAACGGTCACCCGGCTGACAACCGATCGGTGGCGAGTTTTCGAACAAACTCGGATTCGGCCATTCCGCCGGTCCCCTGTATCATGGGCATCCGATACCCAAAACAAGTGCATTTCTGGCTTGAGACCGACCCTACGCCGCTCACCGCAGGACAATTGTGGACTGCAACGCTGAAAACAAATCCTCACGAACTCGATAATATTTCGGCTGTCGATCTCACACTCGACTATAACAACGATCTTCTCGAGTACCGAGGCCACAACTCGTTGAATACAGTCGTCGATAGCGATGGCCGCAACATTCATATTGAAAATGACAGCGGGCTGCACATCGATTCTGTCAATGCATTAGCAACGTTCACATTCGGCGTGTATCTTACGACCGCCGAGCAAACGTCCCTCTCGATGCGGGATGTACGTTTTAATGGGGACGATTCGATCTTTACCGGCTGTCACGCTGTGGCGTTTACCATCAGTGCCACGTTCAATTATCAAAACGAATGCGGACACCCGACGCTCCGCGACTATTTGCGGGGGATTCCTCCGCAGCTTCGGATCGTACCGAACCCATCGTCTGGTTCACTTGGGGTTATCTCAGACTCACCACTGAAAGGGGTGCAGGCGAAGATCGTTACCGTACTTGGTCAGGTGGTCTTCGAGGGGGCGCTCCGACAGCTGGGACCGAATCAAATGACTATGCCGGACGGACTCGTCCTCGCCCCGGGCATCTACACGGTTGAACTGCGGACCGATGCTGGGATTGTGAGCAGTTCGCAGCTTGTGGTCCGAAAATGA
- the dut gene encoding dUTP diphosphatase, producing the protein MITPMELKIKRLYPDRDTDIPLPSYATEHSSGLDLRASEDVELTSGAWTLVPTGLAIEIPEGFEGQVRPRSGLAAKHGVTCLNTPGTIDADYRGEVRVILINLGPDSVRFSRGERIAQLIISRYERVEVVTADTLTDSERGSGGFGHTGVH; encoded by the coding sequence ATCATAACCCCGATGGAGCTGAAAATCAAACGTTTATACCCCGACAGAGATACAGATATTCCCTTGCCGTCATACGCGACGGAACATTCGAGCGGCCTCGACCTGCGTGCATCCGAAGACGTTGAGCTTACGAGCGGCGCATGGACACTGGTGCCGACCGGCCTTGCGATCGAAATACCCGAAGGGTTCGAAGGACAAGTTCGCCCGCGTTCGGGGCTGGCAGCCAAGCATGGTGTCACGTGCCTGAATACTCCCGGCACGATCGACGCCGATTACCGCGGAGAGGTACGAGTGATCCTGATCAATCTCGGCCCTGATTCCGTTCGCTTTTCTCGGGGCGAGCGCATCGCGCAGCTTATCATATCGCGCTATGAACGCGTTGAAGTCGTCACTGCGGATACTCTGACCGATTCGGAGCGCGGGAGCGGGGGCTTCGGCCACACAGGGGTACACTAA
- the fbp gene encoding class 1 fructose-bisphosphatase yields the protein MSNKVITIERHIIEEERSSNGATGDFSGLLRDLTLAIKIIHREVIRAGLVDILGATGQENVQGEIVQKLDEYANDVIFRAMDHGGHLCAMASEENEDLLKIPAEYPKGKYVLLFDPLDGSSNIDANVSIGTIFSIHRRVTESGDGTEADALQQGYKQVAAGYTIYGPSTMLVYTAGRGVFGFTLDPSVGEFLLSHPNIRIPEHKGIYSVNEGNYNKWSPEMRRYIDWCKQDDPERNKKAYSLRYIGSMVADVHRTLLYGGVFLYPADVKSKKGKLRLLYEANPMSFIVEQAGGRATDGMGKRLLEIEPNELHQRTPLVVGSPKNVEEVESFLQGTR from the coding sequence ATGTCAAATAAAGTTATTACGATCGAGCGTCACATTATCGAAGAAGAGCGCTCGTCGAACGGTGCGACCGGCGATTTTTCCGGATTGTTGCGCGACCTGACCCTTGCGATCAAGATCATTCACCGCGAGGTGATCCGAGCTGGGCTTGTCGATATTCTTGGCGCGACCGGGCAGGAGAATGTTCAAGGCGAGATCGTGCAGAAGCTTGACGAATATGCAAACGACGTGATCTTCCGTGCAATGGATCACGGCGGACATCTCTGTGCAATGGCAAGCGAAGAGAATGAGGACTTGCTGAAGATACCGGCCGAATATCCGAAAGGGAAATATGTATTGTTGTTCGACCCGCTCGACGGTTCGTCGAACATCGACGCAAACGTATCGATCGGGACCATCTTCTCGATCCATCGCCGGGTGACCGAGTCGGGCGACGGGACCGAAGCCGACGCACTGCAACAAGGCTATAAGCAGGTTGCGGCGGGATATACGATTTATGGCCCGTCCACGATGCTGGTCTACACAGCGGGGCGGGGAGTGTTCGGGTTTACGCTCGACCCATCGGTCGGCGAGTTCTTACTTTCCCATCCGAACATCCGCATCCCCGAGCACAAAGGAATTTACTCCGTGAACGAGGGCAACTACAACAAATGGTCGCCCGAGATGCGACGCTACATCGACTGGTGCAAACAAGACGATCCTGAGAGGAATAAGAAGGCGTACAGTCTGCGCTATATCGGCTCGATGGTCGCCGATGTGCATCGTACGCTTCTCTATGGTGGTGTATTCCTCTACCCTGCGGATGTCAAGAGCAAAAAAGGCAAGCTACGCCTGCTCTACGAGGCAAACCCGATGTCGTTCATCGTCGAGCAAGCTGGCGGCCGTGCAACCGATGGAATGGGAAAGCGACTACTTGAGATCGAACCGAACGAATTGCACCAGCGGACGCCGCTTGTCGTCGGTAGTCCCAAGAATGTCGAAGAGGTCGAGTCATTCCTCCAAGGTACACGCTGA